A single genomic interval of Nonomuraea rubra harbors:
- a CDS encoding TIGR04222 domain-containing membrane protein — MDLFLLIVSVAIAAYAVATTSAVTRAHAAIRRETAGIRYRDLGHYDLAYLAGGPHRVADTAIATLAERHDLRVSRGGRVHRVISSTVAREPVEEAVLGMVAARSGLPVMSLRIEVARSLAMDEIKQRLLAHGLLLPDDVFTRARALAVRLRVLSLAAYAGFVIEGLTMVVAPNLYALLATLVFLGTAFGAEVVLGTHRRALRATLTASGREALDSARQANARGVAEGPVPLALYGVESLRDPTLRAELGRQQARRERRRGSSYAGGGSSSCGGGGGSAHGTAGCGSGSSCGGGGGCGGGGCGGGS, encoded by the coding sequence CTTACGCCGTCGCCACCACCTCCGCCGTCACCCGCGCGCACGCCGCCATCCGGCGCGAGACCGCGGGCATCCGATACCGGGATCTCGGCCACTACGACCTGGCCTATCTGGCGGGTGGCCCGCACCGGGTGGCCGACACCGCGATCGCCACCCTGGCCGAGCGCCACGACCTCCGCGTCTCGCGCGGCGGCCGGGTGCACCGCGTCATCTCGAGCACCGTCGCGCGGGAGCCCGTCGAGGAGGCGGTGCTGGGCATGGTGGCCGCGCGCTCGGGCCTGCCCGTGATGTCGCTCAGGATCGAGGTCGCCAGGAGCCTGGCGATGGACGAGATCAAGCAGCGGCTCCTGGCACACGGGCTGCTCCTGCCCGACGACGTCTTCACCCGGGCCCGCGCTCTGGCCGTGCGGCTGCGGGTGCTGTCGCTGGCCGCGTACGCCGGCTTCGTGATCGAGGGCCTGACCATGGTCGTGGCCCCGAACCTCTACGCGCTGCTCGCCACGCTGGTCTTCCTGGGCACGGCGTTCGGCGCGGAGGTCGTGCTCGGCACCCACCGCCGGGCCTTGCGCGCCACGCTGACCGCGTCCGGCCGGGAGGCGCTGGACTCGGCCAGGCAGGCGAACGCCAGGGGCGTCGCCGAGGGGCCCGTCCCGCTCGCGCTCTACGGCGTCGAGTCGCTGCGCGACCCCACCCTGCGGGCCGAGCTCGGCAGGCAGCAGGCCAGGCGCGAGCGGCGGCGCGGGAGCTCGTACGCTGGGGGCGGCTCGTCGAGCTGCGGTGGTGGCGGCGGCAGCGCCCACGGCACCGCGGGCTGCGGAAGCGGATCGTCGTGCGGCGGGGGCGGCGGCTGCGGCGGCGGTGGTTGCGGAGGAGGAAGCTGA